The genomic window CATACTCTCCTTCCAGCGATTCTCAATAAGAGAATAATCGCAGGGGACGTTCACTCCCCCGAGCGGCGACATTGTATCCTGTACCCACGGATAGTCTTCCGCAACCTCGGCGACACGGATTTGCGATGCCTTCTGGATGCCGCGCTTGATGCTCTCGTAATGGAGGGCCAAGTCATGGCTCCCGTATCTGTCCCTGGAGTCCTCGGCCGCCTGGAAAATCGCCGCCAGGAACGAACGGGGCGAGGTCTGTCCCCGCCCATCGGCCAGATGGCCGACGGACCATACATAGGGAATCCCTCGCCTGCGGTCCCGTCCCATCCAGGGACCGGCCAGCTTTTCGAACAAGGCCCGCAATACAGCGTCCCGCTTGCTTTCCTCCGGCAGCGGATAGAACTCATCCGTGAACCCATCCGTCAAGCGCAGGGGGGCCGAATCGTGAAGCTTACGCAGGATCTCGCCATGTCCATCCGGGGCGTTGATCAACCGCTGCCACAACAGGCCATGCAAGTCGTGCTGTGCCCAGGTCAATTCCGTCTTCGTGGCCAGCAGCTTCGACGCATCCGGGAAATCGGTCACGGTGCGCTCCAGTTGATCTTCCCGCAAGAACACCTTGGCATGCAGGCGAGGGAAGGATTTTAGCCAAAGCGCCGCCCGCAGCACGCCGCGCACCACATCGTCCATGGCGGTCCAGTCGTTGCCGGTACGGTCGAGGGCGTCGAACACGATCAGGCCGAAACGTTCCTTCTCCGCGAAGAGGGCAACCGACCGCTTCATCAAGCGGGCGACTTCTTCGGGACTTTCCTTGATCCAGGCGACTGTTTCCTCCCAGGTACGATGGTTCAAGGGCTCGGAAACCACCCCGGCAAGCCAGCGCACGACCACCGCCCGCCAGATGTCGTAGGGATCGCTGCCGTTACTTCTCATCTGGGCGAAAACGTCGGGGTTCGGGTAGCTGTCGATATCCTCGCCGACGGAAAACCCGATGCGAACGTCGGTCCGATCCAGGTCCGGGACGGCGGCACGCATCGCCTTGCGCAGGTCGGGAGAGCCCAGGGCTGCGGCCCAGAAGGATTTTCCCACCCCCCGCCCACCTTGGATGAGGCTGGATTCGAAGCGCAAGGCCTTGATATGCGACGGCGGAATGTAGAGCGTGGCGGGGCACGGCGCCTTTCCTTCGGCGACGATCTCCAGCGGAGCCGCGATAATGGCCTGGCGAACCGCCGCCGCATCACTCATGACTTTCCCTCCCCAGGAGAACGACATTGCCGATGCCATCGACAAGCGGCCCGAAAACGGCTCTCACCTCCTCTGGGTCCACCGCTTCGAGGCGCGCATGAATGGACCGGAGCGCCGCGAACCCGCGATGCCAGCGGACGCCCCAAGGGAAGTGCGGGGCACCTTCGTCGGTTTCCTCGAAGCTCCATTCCCCCCCGACAGCATCCGCGGGTATTTCCTCGTACAGGTTGTCCGCGAACAGTTCGTAGCCTCGTTCGCGCAGGCCCTCGAAGTACTCCGCAGCGCCCAATTCCGGAATCATCGCGCCCACCAACTGCAATCGCTCGCGGATGGTCTGCGCCACACCCGACCTGAGCCAGTGCTGGAACAGGATGCGGTAGCCCGCCCAGGTTTGTTCGCCATCGATGGCGAACAGCAGAACGAGGGTGGCCCCCAGGCCGGTGACACAACTGGAAGCCACTTCGTCGATGCCTGCCCGCGAGTCGATCAGAATCACGTCAGGGAGCAAACGCGCCTCCAGCCTTTCGACCAGATCCGACAGCCGCTTCGACCAAGGCTTGTGCCCACCTTCATTGTCCACCTTGGGCATCCAGACCCGGCCGAGCTTGGACAGGTATTCGCCCGGTTCCCTGCCATACGCCGGGACAACACGAATCTCGCCGTCATGGGAGATGTCACTGATCGCGAACATGTCTGCGAGCAAGTCGTCGCCGTTGTCCACCAGGTCTTCGACCAGCCAGTCGGCAATGCCGTAGGCCGGGCGGCGGTCCTTCGGCAATAGGGCGGAAGACAGGCCCGGCGATTCCAGGTCGATGTCGAGCACCAGAACGCGCTTGCCCGCCTGCGCCAGGGACCAGGCGCAGGCCGCCAGGGCCGTGGAACGGCCGACGCCTCCCTTGATCGAGAAGAAGACGATGCGGGGCGCCCCTGGCGATACGGGTTCCATGGATGCCCAGTTGCCTTCCATGGCCAGCCGGTCGACCATCCTGACGTTTTCGAAGCCTTCGAGCGGAAAGTTGGCGGCCCCGGAACAAATTACATCCGGATCGTCCTCGTACAGAATGGCCGATTCCGCCGGAAATGCGTGCGAACCAAGCCGTTCGGCAAGATCTTCCGCGATGCTCCGCAAGATATCTTCATGGGAATGGGCGGCACGGCCGACCACAAGCCGGACCTTGCCATTCAGGTCGCGGTTGACGTAGATCGGGCCAATCCGGGAAAGATCGCCGACATGCTTACGCAATACGTCGGCCACCTTCGGCAGGATTTGATCGAAGGTGGTCATATCAATCCTTCCAAAGCGGCCTTCACGACGAGACTGTGCACCTCTCGCGCCCCGGCCCGATGCGCATCGGCACGATTCTGGCCAATACGATTCCGGTTGGCATAGCGTTGCGAGACTTTCCAGTCGGCAAAAGGATTGCTTGGCGGCAGGGCGTAGACTACGCCCCGATGGTGTCCGCAACGGTAGGTCTCGTAGCGGACCCAAATGCCATCGGCATGCTCACGATCCTTCTGGTCGCTTGGCAGGCCGCGGGCGTCGTCGAAGGGCATGCCGAAGGCCAGCATCAAGCTTTTCAACCCACATTCCGCCGCCATGCCGTATAGGTGATCGGCATTGGCGAAGCGTTGCTCCATCAATACACAGTTCGGCGTCGTCCCAATGCCGGTCGTGTGCGTCCCGGAAATCCGGTGGCATGGCCTCAAGCTCCATACGCAAGTTCCTCCCCCGGCATATATGGCACAATGCCTTGAAATCGGGTAGCGGGACGTTTGGGCTACTCGCCGTCCTTGCCCTCGTGGCGGCGGTCGGCATCGTGGCGGCGGTCGCCACTGGAGCGGCGCTTCTTGGGAGTCCGCTTTT from Magnetospirillum sp. WYHS-4 includes these protein-coding regions:
- a CDS encoding AAA family ATPase, translating into MTTFDQILPKVADVLRKHVGDLSRIGPIYVNRDLNGKVRLVVGRAAHSHEDILRSIAEDLAERLGSHAFPAESAILYEDDPDVICSGAANFPLEGFENVRMVDRLAMEGNWASMEPVSPGAPRIVFFSIKGGVGRSTALAACAWSLAQAGKRVLVLDIDLESPGLSSALLPKDRRPAYGIADWLVEDLVDNGDDLLADMFAISDISHDGEIRVVPAYGREPGEYLSKLGRVWMPKVDNEGGHKPWSKRLSDLVERLEARLLPDVILIDSRAGIDEVASSCVTGLGATLVLLFAIDGEQTWAGYRILFQHWLRSGVAQTIRERLQLVGAMIPELGAAEYFEGLRERGYELFADNLYEEIPADAVGGEWSFEETDEGAPHFPWGVRWHRGFAALRSIHARLEAVDPEEVRAVFGPLVDGIGNVVLLGRESHE